The following are encoded in a window of Pan troglodytes isolate AG18354 chromosome 4, NHGRI_mPanTro3-v2.0_pri, whole genome shotgun sequence genomic DNA:
- the AFAP1L1 gene encoding actin filament-associated protein 1-like 1 isoform X2 — MDRGQVLEQLLPELTGLLSLLDHEYLSDTTLEKKMAVASILQSLQPLPAKEVSYLYVNTADLHSGPSFVESLFEEFDCDLSDLRDMPEDDGEPSKGASPELAKSPRLRNAADLPPPLPNKPPPEDYYEEALPLGPGKSPEYISSHNNDSDAMSSSYESYDEEEEEGKSPQPRHQWPSEEASMHLVRECRICAFLLRKKRFGQWAKQLTVIREDQLLCYKSSKDQQPHLRLALDTCSIIYVPKDSRHKRHELRFTQGATEVLVLALQSREQAEEWLKVIREVSKPVGGAEGVEVPRSPVLLCKLDLDKRLSQEKQTSDSDSMGVGDNCSTLGRRETCDHGKGKKSSLAELKGSMSRAAGRKITRIIGFSKKKTLADDLQTSSTEEEVPCCGYLNVLVNQGWKERWCRLKCNTLYFHKDHMDLRTHVNAIALQGCEVAPGFGPRHPFAFRILRNRQEVAILEASCSEDMGRWLGLLLVEMGSRVTPEALHYDYVDVETLTSIVSAGRNSFLYARSCQNQWPEPRVYDDVPYEKMQDEEPERPTGAQVKRHASSCSEKSHRVDPQVKVKRHASSANQYKYGKNRAEEDARRYLVEKEKLEKEKETIRTELIALRQEKRELKEAIRSSPGAKLKALEEAVATLEAQCRAKEERRIDLELKLVAVKERLQQSLAGGPALGLSMSSKPKSGETANKPQNSVPEQPLPVNCVSELRKRSPSIVASNQGRVLQKAKEWEMKKT; from the exons TGCTGGAGCAGCTGCTCCCAGAGCTCACCGGGCTGCTCAGCCTCCTGGACCACGAGTACCTCAGCGATACCACCCTGGAAAAGAAGATGGCCGTGGCCTCCATCCTGCAGAGCCTGCAGCCCCTTCCAG CAAAGGAGGTCTCCTACCTGTATGTGAACACAGCAGACCTCCACTCGGGGCCCAGCTTCGTGGAATCCCTCTTTGAAGAATTTG ACTGTGACCTGAGTGACCTTCGGGACATGCCAGAGGATGATGGGGAGCCCAGCAAAGGAGCCAGCCCTGAGCTAGCCAAGAGCCCACGCCTGAGAAAC GCGGCCGACCTGCCTCCACCGCTCCCCAACAAGCCTCCCCCTGAGGACTACTATGAAGAGGCCCTTCCTCTGGGACCCGGCAAGTCGCCTGAGTACATCAGCTCCCACA ATAATGACTCTGACGCAATGAGCAGCTCCTATGAGTCCTacgatgaagaggaggaggaagggaagagccCGCAGCCCCGACACCAGTGGCCCTCAGAGGAGGCCTCCATGCACCTGGTGAGGGAATGCAGGATATGTGCCTTCCTGCTGCGGAAAAAGCGTTTCGGGCAGTGGGCCAAGCAGCTGACGGTCATCAGGGAGGACCAGCTCCTG TGTTACAAAAGCTCCAAGGATCAGCAGCCACATCTGAGGTTGGCACTGGATACCTGCAGCATCATCTACGTGCCCAAGGACAGCCGGCACAAGAGGCACGAGCTGCGTTTCACCCAGGGGGCTACCGAGGTCTTGGTGCTGGCACTGCAGAGCCGAGAGCAGGCCGAGGAGTGGCTGAAG GTCATCCGAGAAGTGAGCAAGCCAGTTGGGGGAGCTGAGGGAGTGGAGGTCCCCAGATCCCCAGTCCTCCTGTGCAAGTTGGACCTGGACAAG AGGCTGTCCCAAGAGAAGCAGACCTCAGATTCTGACAGCATGGGTGTGGGTGACAACTGTTCTACCCTTGGCCGCCGGGAGACCTGTGATCACG GCAAAGGGAAGAAGAGCAGCCTGGCAGAACTGAAGGGCTCAATGAGCAGGGCTGCGGGCCGCAAGATCACCCGTATCATCGGCTTCTCCAAGAAGAAGACACTGGCCGATGACCTGCAGACGTCCTCCACCGAGGAGGAGGTTCCCTGCTGTG GCTACCTGAACGTGCTGGTGAACCAGGGCTGGAAGGAACGCTGGTGCCGCCTGAAGTGCAACACTCTGTATTTCCACAAGGATCACATGGACCTGCGAACCCATGTGAACGCCATCGCCCTGCAAGGCTGTGAGGTGGCCCCAGGCTTTGGGCCCCGACACCCATTTGCCTTCAGGATCCTGCGCAACCGGCAGGAGGTGGCCATCTTGGAG GCAAGCTGTTCAGAGGACATGGGTCGCTGGCTCGGGCTGCTGCTGGTGGAGATGGGCTCCAGAGTCACTCCGGAGGCGCTGCACTATGACTACGTGGATGTGGAGACCTTAACCAGCATCGTCAGTGCTGGGCGCAACTCCTTCCT ATATGCAAGATCCTGCCAGAATCAGTGGCCTGAGCCCCGAGTCTATGATGATGTTCCTTATGAAAAGATGCAG GACGAGGAGCCCGAGCGCCCCACAGGGGCCCAGGTGAAGCGTCACGCCTCCTCCTGCAGTGAGAAGTCCCATCGTGTGGACCCGCAGGTCAAAGTCAAACGCCACGCCTCCA GTGCCAATCAATACAAGTATGGCAAGAACCGAGCCGAGGAGGATGCCCGGAGGTACTTGGTAGAAAAAGAGaagctggagaaagagaaagagacgaTTCGGACAGAGCTGATAGCACTGAGACAGGAGAAGAGGGAACTGAAGGAAGCCATTCGGAGCAGCCCAG GAGCAAAATTAAAGGCTCTGGAAGAAGCCGTGGCCACCCTGGAAGCTCAGTGTCGGGCAAAGGAGGAGCGCCGGATTGACCTGGAGCTGAAGCTGGTGGCTGTGAAGGAGCGCTTGCAGCAGTCCCTGGCAGGAGGGCCAGCCCTGGGGCTCTCCATGAGCAGCAAGCCCAAGAGTGGG GAAACTGCAAATAAACCCCAGAACAGCGTTCCAGAGCAACCTCTCCCTGTCAACTGTGTTTCTGAGCTGAGGAAGAGGAGCCCATCCATCGTAGCCTCCAACCAAGGAAGGGTGCTACAGAAAGCCAAG
- the AFAP1L1 gene encoding actin filament-associated protein 1-like 1 isoform X1, with protein MDRGQVLEQLLPELTGLLSLLDHEYLSDTTLEKKMAVASILQSLQPLPAKEVSYLYVNTADLHSGPSFVESLFEEFDCDLSDLRDMPEDDGEPSKGASPELAKSPRLRNAADLPPPLPNKPPPEDYYEEALPLGPGKSPEYISSHNGCSPSHSIVDGYYEDADSSYPATRVNGELKSSYNDSDAMSSSYESYDEEEEEGKSPQPRHQWPSEEASMHLVRECRICAFLLRKKRFGQWAKQLTVIREDQLLCYKSSKDQQPHLRLALDTCSIIYVPKDSRHKRHELRFTQGATEVLVLALQSREQAEEWLKVIREVSKPVGGAEGVEVPRSPVLLCKLDLDKRLSQEKQTSDSDSMGVGDNCSTLGRRETCDHGKGKKSSLAELKGSMSRAAGRKITRIIGFSKKKTLADDLQTSSTEEEVPCCGYLNVLVNQGWKERWCRLKCNTLYFHKDHMDLRTHVNAIALQGCEVAPGFGPRHPFAFRILRNRQEVAILEASCSEDMGRWLGLLLVEMGSRVTPEALHYDYVDVETLTSIVSAGRNSFLYARSCQNQWPEPRVYDDVPYEKMQDEEPERPTGAQVKRHASSCSEKSHRVDPQVKVKRHASSANQYKYGKNRAEEDARRYLVEKEKLEKEKETIRTELIALRQEKRELKEAIRSSPGAKLKALEEAVATLEAQCRAKEERRIDLELKLVAVKERLQQSLAGGPALGLSMSSKPKSGETANKPQNSVPEQPLPVNCVSELRKRSPSIVASNQGRVLQKAKEWEMKKT; from the exons TGCTGGAGCAGCTGCTCCCAGAGCTCACCGGGCTGCTCAGCCTCCTGGACCACGAGTACCTCAGCGATACCACCCTGGAAAAGAAGATGGCCGTGGCCTCCATCCTGCAGAGCCTGCAGCCCCTTCCAG CAAAGGAGGTCTCCTACCTGTATGTGAACACAGCAGACCTCCACTCGGGGCCCAGCTTCGTGGAATCCCTCTTTGAAGAATTTG ACTGTGACCTGAGTGACCTTCGGGACATGCCAGAGGATGATGGGGAGCCCAGCAAAGGAGCCAGCCCTGAGCTAGCCAAGAGCCCACGCCTGAGAAAC GCGGCCGACCTGCCTCCACCGCTCCCCAACAAGCCTCCCCCTGAGGACTACTATGAAGAGGCCCTTCCTCTGGGACCCGGCAAGTCGCCTGAGTACATCAGCTCCCACA ATGGCTGCAGCCCCTCACACTCGATTGTGGATGGCTACTATGAGGACGCAGACAGCAGCTACCCTGCAACCAGGGTGAACGGCGAGCTTAAGAGCTCCT ATAATGACTCTGACGCAATGAGCAGCTCCTATGAGTCCTacgatgaagaggaggaggaagggaagagccCGCAGCCCCGACACCAGTGGCCCTCAGAGGAGGCCTCCATGCACCTGGTGAGGGAATGCAGGATATGTGCCTTCCTGCTGCGGAAAAAGCGTTTCGGGCAGTGGGCCAAGCAGCTGACGGTCATCAGGGAGGACCAGCTCCTG TGTTACAAAAGCTCCAAGGATCAGCAGCCACATCTGAGGTTGGCACTGGATACCTGCAGCATCATCTACGTGCCCAAGGACAGCCGGCACAAGAGGCACGAGCTGCGTTTCACCCAGGGGGCTACCGAGGTCTTGGTGCTGGCACTGCAGAGCCGAGAGCAGGCCGAGGAGTGGCTGAAG GTCATCCGAGAAGTGAGCAAGCCAGTTGGGGGAGCTGAGGGAGTGGAGGTCCCCAGATCCCCAGTCCTCCTGTGCAAGTTGGACCTGGACAAG AGGCTGTCCCAAGAGAAGCAGACCTCAGATTCTGACAGCATGGGTGTGGGTGACAACTGTTCTACCCTTGGCCGCCGGGAGACCTGTGATCACG GCAAAGGGAAGAAGAGCAGCCTGGCAGAACTGAAGGGCTCAATGAGCAGGGCTGCGGGCCGCAAGATCACCCGTATCATCGGCTTCTCCAAGAAGAAGACACTGGCCGATGACCTGCAGACGTCCTCCACCGAGGAGGAGGTTCCCTGCTGTG GCTACCTGAACGTGCTGGTGAACCAGGGCTGGAAGGAACGCTGGTGCCGCCTGAAGTGCAACACTCTGTATTTCCACAAGGATCACATGGACCTGCGAACCCATGTGAACGCCATCGCCCTGCAAGGCTGTGAGGTGGCCCCAGGCTTTGGGCCCCGACACCCATTTGCCTTCAGGATCCTGCGCAACCGGCAGGAGGTGGCCATCTTGGAG GCAAGCTGTTCAGAGGACATGGGTCGCTGGCTCGGGCTGCTGCTGGTGGAGATGGGCTCCAGAGTCACTCCGGAGGCGCTGCACTATGACTACGTGGATGTGGAGACCTTAACCAGCATCGTCAGTGCTGGGCGCAACTCCTTCCT ATATGCAAGATCCTGCCAGAATCAGTGGCCTGAGCCCCGAGTCTATGATGATGTTCCTTATGAAAAGATGCAG GACGAGGAGCCCGAGCGCCCCACAGGGGCCCAGGTGAAGCGTCACGCCTCCTCCTGCAGTGAGAAGTCCCATCGTGTGGACCCGCAGGTCAAAGTCAAACGCCACGCCTCCA GTGCCAATCAATACAAGTATGGCAAGAACCGAGCCGAGGAGGATGCCCGGAGGTACTTGGTAGAAAAAGAGaagctggagaaagagaaagagacgaTTCGGACAGAGCTGATAGCACTGAGACAGGAGAAGAGGGAACTGAAGGAAGCCATTCGGAGCAGCCCAG GAGCAAAATTAAAGGCTCTGGAAGAAGCCGTGGCCACCCTGGAAGCTCAGTGTCGGGCAAAGGAGGAGCGCCGGATTGACCTGGAGCTGAAGCTGGTGGCTGTGAAGGAGCGCTTGCAGCAGTCCCTGGCAGGAGGGCCAGCCCTGGGGCTCTCCATGAGCAGCAAGCCCAAGAGTGGG GAAACTGCAAATAAACCCCAGAACAGCGTTCCAGAGCAACCTCTCCCTGTCAACTGTGTTTCTGAGCTGAGGAAGAGGAGCCCATCCATCGTAGCCTCCAACCAAGGAAGGGTGCTACAGAAAGCCAAG
- the AFAP1L1 gene encoding actin filament-associated protein 1-like 1 isoform X3, producing the protein MAVASILQSLQPLPAKEVSYLYVNTADLHSGPSFVESLFEEFDCDLSDLRDMPEDDGEPSKGASPELAKSPRLRNAADLPPPLPNKPPPEDYYEEALPLGPGKSPEYISSHNGCSPSHSIVDGYYEDADSSYPATRVNGELKSSYNDSDAMSSSYESYDEEEEEGKSPQPRHQWPSEEASMHLVRECRICAFLLRKKRFGQWAKQLTVIREDQLLCYKSSKDQQPHLRLALDTCSIIYVPKDSRHKRHELRFTQGATEVLVLALQSREQAEEWLKVIREVSKPVGGAEGVEVPRSPVLLCKLDLDKRLSQEKQTSDSDSMGVGDNCSTLGRRETCDHGKGKKSSLAELKGSMSRAAGRKITRIIGFSKKKTLADDLQTSSTEEEVPCCGYLNVLVNQGWKERWCRLKCNTLYFHKDHMDLRTHVNAIALQGCEVAPGFGPRHPFAFRILRNRQEVAILEASCSEDMGRWLGLLLVEMGSRVTPEALHYDYVDVETLTSIVSAGRNSFLYARSCQNQWPEPRVYDDVPYEKMQDEEPERPTGAQVKRHASSCSEKSHRVDPQVKVKRHASSANQYKYGKNRAEEDARRYLVEKEKLEKEKETIRTELIALRQEKRELKEAIRSSPGAKLKALEEAVATLEAQCRAKEERRIDLELKLVAVKERLQQSLAGGPALGLSMSSKPKSGETANKPQNSVPEQPLPVNCVSELRKRSPSIVASNQGRVLQKAKEWEMKKT; encoded by the exons ATGGCCGTGGCCTCCATCCTGCAGAGCCTGCAGCCCCTTCCAG CAAAGGAGGTCTCCTACCTGTATGTGAACACAGCAGACCTCCACTCGGGGCCCAGCTTCGTGGAATCCCTCTTTGAAGAATTTG ACTGTGACCTGAGTGACCTTCGGGACATGCCAGAGGATGATGGGGAGCCCAGCAAAGGAGCCAGCCCTGAGCTAGCCAAGAGCCCACGCCTGAGAAAC GCGGCCGACCTGCCTCCACCGCTCCCCAACAAGCCTCCCCCTGAGGACTACTATGAAGAGGCCCTTCCTCTGGGACCCGGCAAGTCGCCTGAGTACATCAGCTCCCACA ATGGCTGCAGCCCCTCACACTCGATTGTGGATGGCTACTATGAGGACGCAGACAGCAGCTACCCTGCAACCAGGGTGAACGGCGAGCTTAAGAGCTCCT ATAATGACTCTGACGCAATGAGCAGCTCCTATGAGTCCTacgatgaagaggaggaggaagggaagagccCGCAGCCCCGACACCAGTGGCCCTCAGAGGAGGCCTCCATGCACCTGGTGAGGGAATGCAGGATATGTGCCTTCCTGCTGCGGAAAAAGCGTTTCGGGCAGTGGGCCAAGCAGCTGACGGTCATCAGGGAGGACCAGCTCCTG TGTTACAAAAGCTCCAAGGATCAGCAGCCACATCTGAGGTTGGCACTGGATACCTGCAGCATCATCTACGTGCCCAAGGACAGCCGGCACAAGAGGCACGAGCTGCGTTTCACCCAGGGGGCTACCGAGGTCTTGGTGCTGGCACTGCAGAGCCGAGAGCAGGCCGAGGAGTGGCTGAAG GTCATCCGAGAAGTGAGCAAGCCAGTTGGGGGAGCTGAGGGAGTGGAGGTCCCCAGATCCCCAGTCCTCCTGTGCAAGTTGGACCTGGACAAG AGGCTGTCCCAAGAGAAGCAGACCTCAGATTCTGACAGCATGGGTGTGGGTGACAACTGTTCTACCCTTGGCCGCCGGGAGACCTGTGATCACG GCAAAGGGAAGAAGAGCAGCCTGGCAGAACTGAAGGGCTCAATGAGCAGGGCTGCGGGCCGCAAGATCACCCGTATCATCGGCTTCTCCAAGAAGAAGACACTGGCCGATGACCTGCAGACGTCCTCCACCGAGGAGGAGGTTCCCTGCTGTG GCTACCTGAACGTGCTGGTGAACCAGGGCTGGAAGGAACGCTGGTGCCGCCTGAAGTGCAACACTCTGTATTTCCACAAGGATCACATGGACCTGCGAACCCATGTGAACGCCATCGCCCTGCAAGGCTGTGAGGTGGCCCCAGGCTTTGGGCCCCGACACCCATTTGCCTTCAGGATCCTGCGCAACCGGCAGGAGGTGGCCATCTTGGAG GCAAGCTGTTCAGAGGACATGGGTCGCTGGCTCGGGCTGCTGCTGGTGGAGATGGGCTCCAGAGTCACTCCGGAGGCGCTGCACTATGACTACGTGGATGTGGAGACCTTAACCAGCATCGTCAGTGCTGGGCGCAACTCCTTCCT ATATGCAAGATCCTGCCAGAATCAGTGGCCTGAGCCCCGAGTCTATGATGATGTTCCTTATGAAAAGATGCAG GACGAGGAGCCCGAGCGCCCCACAGGGGCCCAGGTGAAGCGTCACGCCTCCTCCTGCAGTGAGAAGTCCCATCGTGTGGACCCGCAGGTCAAAGTCAAACGCCACGCCTCCA GTGCCAATCAATACAAGTATGGCAAGAACCGAGCCGAGGAGGATGCCCGGAGGTACTTGGTAGAAAAAGAGaagctggagaaagagaaagagacgaTTCGGACAGAGCTGATAGCACTGAGACAGGAGAAGAGGGAACTGAAGGAAGCCATTCGGAGCAGCCCAG GAGCAAAATTAAAGGCTCTGGAAGAAGCCGTGGCCACCCTGGAAGCTCAGTGTCGGGCAAAGGAGGAGCGCCGGATTGACCTGGAGCTGAAGCTGGTGGCTGTGAAGGAGCGCTTGCAGCAGTCCCTGGCAGGAGGGCCAGCCCTGGGGCTCTCCATGAGCAGCAAGCCCAAGAGTGGG GAAACTGCAAATAAACCCCAGAACAGCGTTCCAGAGCAACCTCTCCCTGTCAACTGTGTTTCTGAGCTGAGGAAGAGGAGCCCATCCATCGTAGCCTCCAACCAAGGAAGGGTGCTACAGAAAGCCAAG
- the AFAP1L1 gene encoding actin filament-associated protein 1-like 1 isoform X4: MVLGSDGCSPSHSIVDGYYEDADSSYPATRVNGELKSSYNDSDAMSSSYESYDEEEEEGKSPQPRHQWPSEEASMHLVRECRICAFLLRKKRFGQWAKQLTVIREDQLLCYKSSKDQQPHLRLALDTCSIIYVPKDSRHKRHELRFTQGATEVLVLALQSREQAEEWLKVIREVSKPVGGAEGVEVPRSPVLLCKLDLDKRLSQEKQTSDSDSMGVGDNCSTLGRRETCDHGKGKKSSLAELKGSMSRAAGRKITRIIGFSKKKTLADDLQTSSTEEEVPCCGYLNVLVNQGWKERWCRLKCNTLYFHKDHMDLRTHVNAIALQGCEVAPGFGPRHPFAFRILRNRQEVAILEASCSEDMGRWLGLLLVEMGSRVTPEALHYDYVDVETLTSIVSAGRNSFLYARSCQNQWPEPRVYDDVPYEKMQDEEPERPTGAQVKRHASSCSEKSHRVDPQVKVKRHASSANQYKYGKNRAEEDARRYLVEKEKLEKEKETIRTELIALRQEKRELKEAIRSSPGAKLKALEEAVATLEAQCRAKEERRIDLELKLVAVKERLQQSLAGGPALGLSMSSKPKSGETANKPQNSVPEQPLPVNCVSELRKRSPSIVASNQGRVLQKAKEWEMKKT; encoded by the exons ATGGTGCTTGGATCAG ATGGCTGCAGCCCCTCACACTCGATTGTGGATGGCTACTATGAGGACGCAGACAGCAGCTACCCTGCAACCAGGGTGAACGGCGAGCTTAAGAGCTCCT ATAATGACTCTGACGCAATGAGCAGCTCCTATGAGTCCTacgatgaagaggaggaggaagggaagagccCGCAGCCCCGACACCAGTGGCCCTCAGAGGAGGCCTCCATGCACCTGGTGAGGGAATGCAGGATATGTGCCTTCCTGCTGCGGAAAAAGCGTTTCGGGCAGTGGGCCAAGCAGCTGACGGTCATCAGGGAGGACCAGCTCCTG TGTTACAAAAGCTCCAAGGATCAGCAGCCACATCTGAGGTTGGCACTGGATACCTGCAGCATCATCTACGTGCCCAAGGACAGCCGGCACAAGAGGCACGAGCTGCGTTTCACCCAGGGGGCTACCGAGGTCTTGGTGCTGGCACTGCAGAGCCGAGAGCAGGCCGAGGAGTGGCTGAAG GTCATCCGAGAAGTGAGCAAGCCAGTTGGGGGAGCTGAGGGAGTGGAGGTCCCCAGATCCCCAGTCCTCCTGTGCAAGTTGGACCTGGACAAG AGGCTGTCCCAAGAGAAGCAGACCTCAGATTCTGACAGCATGGGTGTGGGTGACAACTGTTCTACCCTTGGCCGCCGGGAGACCTGTGATCACG GCAAAGGGAAGAAGAGCAGCCTGGCAGAACTGAAGGGCTCAATGAGCAGGGCTGCGGGCCGCAAGATCACCCGTATCATCGGCTTCTCCAAGAAGAAGACACTGGCCGATGACCTGCAGACGTCCTCCACCGAGGAGGAGGTTCCCTGCTGTG GCTACCTGAACGTGCTGGTGAACCAGGGCTGGAAGGAACGCTGGTGCCGCCTGAAGTGCAACACTCTGTATTTCCACAAGGATCACATGGACCTGCGAACCCATGTGAACGCCATCGCCCTGCAAGGCTGTGAGGTGGCCCCAGGCTTTGGGCCCCGACACCCATTTGCCTTCAGGATCCTGCGCAACCGGCAGGAGGTGGCCATCTTGGAG GCAAGCTGTTCAGAGGACATGGGTCGCTGGCTCGGGCTGCTGCTGGTGGAGATGGGCTCCAGAGTCACTCCGGAGGCGCTGCACTATGACTACGTGGATGTGGAGACCTTAACCAGCATCGTCAGTGCTGGGCGCAACTCCTTCCT ATATGCAAGATCCTGCCAGAATCAGTGGCCTGAGCCCCGAGTCTATGATGATGTTCCTTATGAAAAGATGCAG GACGAGGAGCCCGAGCGCCCCACAGGGGCCCAGGTGAAGCGTCACGCCTCCTCCTGCAGTGAGAAGTCCCATCGTGTGGACCCGCAGGTCAAAGTCAAACGCCACGCCTCCA GTGCCAATCAATACAAGTATGGCAAGAACCGAGCCGAGGAGGATGCCCGGAGGTACTTGGTAGAAAAAGAGaagctggagaaagagaaagagacgaTTCGGACAGAGCTGATAGCACTGAGACAGGAGAAGAGGGAACTGAAGGAAGCCATTCGGAGCAGCCCAG GAGCAAAATTAAAGGCTCTGGAAGAAGCCGTGGCCACCCTGGAAGCTCAGTGTCGGGCAAAGGAGGAGCGCCGGATTGACCTGGAGCTGAAGCTGGTGGCTGTGAAGGAGCGCTTGCAGCAGTCCCTGGCAGGAGGGCCAGCCCTGGGGCTCTCCATGAGCAGCAAGCCCAAGAGTGGG GAAACTGCAAATAAACCCCAGAACAGCGTTCCAGAGCAACCTCTCCCTGTCAACTGTGTTTCTGAGCTGAGGAAGAGGAGCCCATCCATCGTAGCCTCCAACCAAGGAAGGGTGCTACAGAAAGCCAAG